A region of the Pseudarthrobacter oxydans genome:
GAGCATCGGCACGGACTCCTTTGAAGTGTTGCTTACATCCCCTTAAGGATTTTAGCCTGCACCTTCATCCACAGCCGAACGGGGACGGGCCGCACGCCGTCGGAGTCAAGGAAAGGGCTGCCATGACCTTCGAAATGCCCGTCCAGCCGCCATTTGATTGAAGTAAAAGTGCAAGACCCTGCAAAAAATAGCGTTTGTAATTCAATGATGGGGCGGATCACACTAGGTCCTAGCCGAAAGGCGGAACGGCCCACAGCAGGGCCCAGGAAGGTGTGAAAGCAATCATGTTTAGAATCCCAGCAGCGTGGATGCGGGGCGGAACCAGTAAGTGCTGGGTGTTCGAATGGGACAACCTCCAAGTCCCCGGAAAGAGCGTTGACGAAGTCCTCCTTCGGCTGTTCGGCAGCCCGGACAACCGCCAGATTGACGGCGTGGGCGGGGGAACCTCCACGACCAGCAAGGCTGTGATCCTTTCCCGCTCAGCCAGCGCCGAGGCAGACGTTGACTACACCTTCGCCCAGGTGGCCGTCGAGGAGCACAGGGTTGACTGGGGAAGCAACTGCGGCAACTGCTCAGCGGTGGTGGCACCGTACGCAATCGATCGGGGCTGGGTTGATGCCGGCCAGGAAACGACATCCGTGCGGACGCTGAACACGAACACCGACCAGCTCATCCTGCAGAAGGTTTCCACCCCGGACGGCAGGCTCCAGGAGACCGGTACCCTCATGATTCCGGGCGTTCCGTTCCCGGGGCTGTCCGTGGGCATGGGTTTCTTCGATCCTGCAGGACGGACAACCGGGAAGCTCTTCCCGACCGGAGAGCCGGTGGAGAAGGTGACGTTCGACGGGCGGGAAATCCCTGCCACCCTGATTGATGCCGGTGCGCCGCTGATCATCCTGGAGGCTGCTTCCGTGGGACTCACCGGGAATGAGACAGCCGGGGAGATCGATGGCCAGGCTGAACTCCTCGTGCACCTGGACGACGTGCGGCGGGACGCAGCGGTTCGAATGGGCCTGGCCGCCACGAGGGCCGAAGCCGAGCGTGCGATTCCGAAGCTCGCGCTGGTGGCCCGGCCGTCCTCGGATGAGGGAGCCGACCTGGTGGTCCGGATGCTGTCAATGGGCAAGCTCCACCCGGCGCTGGCGATCACCGGAAGCGTCGCCCTGACTATGGCTGCACAGCATGAAGGCACCGTGGTGCGGGACCTGATCTCCACCGACGCTTCTTCCGGGCTCGCCATGCGGACTCCTGCGGGCCTCGTCCAAACCTGGGCCGAGACCCGCGACGGTGTCCCGGTTGTGGGCACCCTCCGAAGTGCCCGCCGCTTGGCCGATGCAGAACTGTTGCTGCCAGAGACCTGGTAAGCGCGCAACCACAACAATCTGCCCCTCGCGCGCTCCTGGAAGGCGCTGCGCCGAGATAGGCACCCGATCAAAAGGATCATCTCAATGACGAGCAACAAGTCATCCTTGGAACCACCCGGAACCGCTCCGCAAGAGGCACTTGCCGGGCAGTACGAAGAAGCGGACCTGCCAGAGCCGCCCAAGCATTCCCGGCGGACCATCCTTTCAGCCGTCGGCGCCTTCGCGTTGCTGGGCACCGCCACCACGGTCCTCGGCGGAAGCCTGCTGAACCCGCCCTCCAGCACCGAGGACGGGGACTTCAGCGGCGAAACCCTGGAGTTCCTGATCCCCCTCGCGTCAGGCGGCGGAACCGATACCTGGGCACGTTTCATCGGCACCGAACTAACCAACTATGTTGCGGGCCGCCCCGGTTTTGCGCCCGTGAACGAGGCCGGCGGCGAAGGCATCCTGGGCACCAACAGGTTTGCCCGCTCGGCAAAGACAGACGGCACGGAAATCCTGGTGGGCACGGCATCGACCGTTGTCCCCTGGGTCCTGGGCCGCTCGGCCGTGAAGTATTCCTTCGAAGACCTCAAGCCCGTCGTCGTCAACGGCACCGGCGGGGTCATCTATGCCCGCGCCGAGGCCGGGGTGTCCGGTCTTCAGGACCTGATAAACCGGGATACGCCCCTGGAATTCGGCGGCATCAGCGCCACGGGCCTGGACATCACCACGCTTGTTGCCTTCGACCTGCTCGAAGCGGACGTGACAAGCACCTTCGGCTTTGAAGGCCGGGGACCGGTCAACCTGGCGCTCCAGCGCGGGGAAATCGACCTGGACTACCAGACCACCTCGGCCTACGGCTCAGCCGTTGCCGGCATCGCCAAGGAGGGCAAAGCCGTTGTGCTCATGTCCTTTGGCCAGCTGGACGGAGCAGGCAACGTTGTCCGGGACCCCAATTTCCCTGATGTACCCACAGTCGCCGAGGCCTACGAAACGCTCCACGGAAAGAAACCCGCGGGCGAGAAGTTCGAAGCGTACAAGACCCTGCTGGGACTGACCTACACCTACCAAAAAGGACTGTGGGTTCCGCAGGAGACACCCGAAAAAGCCTATGAGCTGCTCCGCAGTTCCAGCGAAAAGCTCGGGACCGACAAAGGCTTCCAGGAAAAGGCCGCCAAAGTCCTCGGCGGCTACCCCCTCGTCGCGGACACCGGCGTGGCAGACCGCGTCCGGGACGCCTACTCCGTCAGCAACTCCGTCCGGTCCTATGTCACAGGGCTGCTCGCGGACAAATACAACATCCACGTTGAATAAGGACCATCATGCTTGACTCCGCAATGGCAGCGCTGGCATCCCTCGCTGATCCCTCCCTCCTCATCATGCTCCTGATCGGCACCGTAGCCGGCCTCATCATGGGCCTCATCCCGGGGCTGGGCGGCACCGGCGCCGTCGCAATCCTCCTGCCCATCACTTTCGGCATGGAACCGCCCCAGGCGCTGGCCCTCCTGATTGGAGCCCTCGCCGTCGTCCATACTTCAGACACCGTTTCCGCCGTGCTGCTCGGCGCACCCGGATCCGCGTCTGCGAGCGTGACCATGCTGGACGGTTACTCCATGGCCAAGAAAGGACAGGCAGCCCGTGCCCTGACGCTGGCGTTCCTCTCGTCAATGGCCGGAGGCATCATCGGCGCAATCGGCCTGACCCTGGCGATACCGCTTGCCCGGCCTCTCGTGCTCTCCTTCGCCAGCCCGGAACTGTTCATGCTGACCGTCCTGGGCGTAGCCCTGGCCGCAGTCCTTTCGCGGGGAAACATCATCAAGGGTGTCTCCGCCGGACTCCTTGGCCTGGTCCTCGGCATGGTGGGAACCTCACCCACCACGGCCGAGGAACGCTTCACGTTCGGCAGCCTGTTCCTCGGCGACGGCCTGTCGCTCGTGGCCGTTGCCCTGGGAATCTTCGGCCTGGCCGAAATCGCATCACGTGCAAGCCAGCGGCGCGGACAAAGGGAAACAATAACCCTCGGCGGCGGCTGGGGCCAAGGCATCCGGGAATGGCTCAGCCACTGGACCCAGGTCATCCGCGGAGCGCTCATCGGCATCTGGGCCGGCGTCCTCCCCGGCGTCGGTGCCACCGCAGGAACCTGGCTGGCCTACGGACAGGCCGTTGCCACCGCCAAGGACAAGCGCCAGTTCGGCAAGGGCGATCCGCGCGGAATCGTCGGCCCCGAAAGCGCCAACAACTCCGTGGAGGCCGGCGACCTGATCCCCACCCTTCTCTTCGGCATCCCCGGCGGCGTACCCTCCGCGATGCTCCTCGGAATGCTCCTCACATACGGCATCCAGCCCGGTCCTTCGATCATCACCGAGCACCTGGACCTGATGTACCTGATCGTCTGGTCCTTCGCCATCGCATCCATTCTCGGAGCGCTCTTCTGCTTCCTCAGCGTCAAGCAGCTGGCAAAGCTGACTAAGGTCCCCTTCGCCGTCCTGGCCGCGGGACTCGTGGCCGTTATGCTCCTCGGCTCATTCCAGGAGGGCGGCCAGCTGGGCGACCTCTGGGTGATGATCATTTTGGGCGTCTTTGGCTGGCTGCTGAAGTCCACCGGGTTCCCGCGGGCGCCCTTCCTCATCGGCTTCGTGTTGGCAATCCCGCTGGAACGCTATTACTTCCTCACAGACAGCCTGTACGAAGGCTTCGACTGGATGGCCCGGCCCGGTGTCCTGGTCTTCCTGGCGATCCTGGTCCTTCCGATGATGTGGGCCTTCGTCAAGTTCATCCGCGCCCGCCGCCAGACCAACCTCGACGACGGGCACAGGGATGAGCAGCCCGAGGACGACGAAGCGCCCCTGAAGAACTCGACCTGGTCCCTGGCAGCATCCGGCATCTTCGCCGTCGCGTTTGCCGCAGCCCTCATATCATCGGCGTCCTTCTCACCCGAGGCCAGGCTCGTCCCCCAGCTGGTGAGCATCGGCGGACTGGCCTTCTCCGGGATCCTCCTCTTCACCGAAATTCGGGCAAGGGTCCGCACGAGGGCCGATCGGGCCGGCTGGACGCTCGATGCAGGCTTCGCATTGAAAACCTTCGCATGGATGACCGGTTTCCTGGCACTCACCGCAGTATTCGGATACCTCGTGGCCGTGACGGTTTTCATTCCCGCGTTCCTGCTGGTGGTCGCAAGGGCCCGCCTCAAGGTCGCGGTCATCTATACAGGGGTGCTGTATGTCGTGCTCCTGGCGCTCCCCTCCCTGCTGCCGATCGACCTGCCGCAAGGCTGGCTCAACACCCTTGTCTAGCAGTCCCTACCCCCTAAACCATTGGAGAAAGACAAATGACGGTACTCGTGGCCTATGCGCCCGCCCCCGAAGGACGGGAAGCACTCACGGAGGGCATCAAGGAAGCGCACCTGCGAAAGTCGGATCTGCTGATTGTCAATGTGGGCCGGGGACACCATGACCTCGACGATCACGAGATTGCGGAACTGGAAGGCAAGCTGTCCGATGCCGGGCTTGCCCTCACTGTCGAATCCTCCGTTTTGGCCGACCCGGGAGATGCAGTGATCCAGATTGCGCAGGACCGCGACGTCGAAATGGTAGTCATCGGCCTGCGGCACCGCTCCATGGTGGGCAAGCTCATTTTGGGAAGCACCGTTCAGCGGATCCTCCTGGACGCCACTTGCCCCGTGCTCGCCGTGCGGGCCGACAGGCTGTAGGTACAGGCACGACCTGCCGGACCCCCGTCCGGCGCGCGTGCCGCCGTCCACGCACTCCATCGCAACAGGAAGCCCGAGAGACGGGCGCGGAGGACGGCGCGCACGCACAGGAGGCAGGGCCATCTCCGGGCCCTGCCTCCCCTTATGTGGCCATCTTTTCCGATACGCCGGACGAAGGAATCTCAATGATGTTGTCAACGAGGAATCCCGTCCGGAGGCCCCGGTTCCCGCTGTAGTTTCGGCGCCTAATAGACACGCCCAACAGTCAGCCGTCGCCTTAACTGCAAGACCTTTCTCAAACCACGCTGCAGCCGCCTCACGCGGAGCCTCGGACAACGAACTATCTACACGCAAGAAACTGCTCCCCGGAAGTCAGAACTGAATTCCTCAGTCCAAACTCCGGGGAGCAGTTCAGTGTGCAGGGGGCGCTTCTTATGGGCTGGTTTGCGGCTTACGCCGGCTACTTTAGCCGAGCAGGGTGGCGATGAGTCGCATGGAGGAGGCGATGATGGCGATGAGGCCGATAGCGCCGAAGAGGTTTTGCCACCATTTGTTGCGGAGTTCTCCCATGATGGAGCGCCTGTTGGCCATGATGACGATCAGCACGCCGAGCATGGGGGCGATGAGTACGGTGAGGGATTGGGCGATGACGATCAGGGCCACCGGTGAGGACTGGAAGGTCAGGGTGATGATCAGGCCGAAGGCAAGGATGATGCCTGTGATGATGCGGGCTGTGGGTGATCCTGCTTTGGCCCCGCGGCCCAGGCCGTCGGAGAGCATGGTGCCGCCCGCGGTGGCGTTGGCGATCATGGATGAGAAAGCGGCTCCGGAGAGGCCGAGGGCGAAGATCTTGGCTCCAACGGGGCCCGCCAAGGGTGCGAAGACGGAGGCGAGGGCGTTGATGGTTCCGGCTTCGGCTCCGGTCTTTCCCAGGACGGCTGCGG
Encoded here:
- a CDS encoding PrpF domain-containing protein: MFRIPAAWMRGGTSKCWVFEWDNLQVPGKSVDEVLLRLFGSPDNRQIDGVGGGTSTTSKAVILSRSASAEADVDYTFAQVAVEEHRVDWGSNCGNCSAVVAPYAIDRGWVDAGQETTSVRTLNTNTDQLILQKVSTPDGRLQETGTLMIPGVPFPGLSVGMGFFDPAGRTTGKLFPTGEPVEKVTFDGREIPATLIDAGAPLIILEAASVGLTGNETAGEIDGQAELLVHLDDVRRDAAVRMGLAATRAEAERAIPKLALVARPSSDEGADLVVRMLSMGKLHPALAITGSVALTMAAQHEGTVVRDLISTDASSGLAMRTPAGLVQTWAETRDGVPVVGTLRSARRLADAELLLPETW
- a CDS encoding tripartite tricarboxylate transporter permease, with the protein product MLDSAMAALASLADPSLLIMLLIGTVAGLIMGLIPGLGGTGAVAILLPITFGMEPPQALALLIGALAVVHTSDTVSAVLLGAPGSASASVTMLDGYSMAKKGQAARALTLAFLSSMAGGIIGAIGLTLAIPLARPLVLSFASPELFMLTVLGVALAAVLSRGNIIKGVSAGLLGLVLGMVGTSPTTAEERFTFGSLFLGDGLSLVAVALGIFGLAEIASRASQRRGQRETITLGGGWGQGIREWLSHWTQVIRGALIGIWAGVLPGVGATAGTWLAYGQAVATAKDKRQFGKGDPRGIVGPESANNSVEAGDLIPTLLFGIPGGVPSAMLLGMLLTYGIQPGPSIITEHLDLMYLIVWSFAIASILGALFCFLSVKQLAKLTKVPFAVLAAGLVAVMLLGSFQEGGQLGDLWVMIILGVFGWLLKSTGFPRAPFLIGFVLAIPLERYYFLTDSLYEGFDWMARPGVLVFLAILVLPMMWAFVKFIRARRQTNLDDGHRDEQPEDDEAPLKNSTWSLAASGIFAVAFAAALISSASFSPEARLVPQLVSIGGLAFSGILLFTEIRARVRTRADRAGWTLDAGFALKTFAWMTGFLALTAVFGYLVAVTVFIPAFLLVVARARLKVAVIYTGVLYVVLLALPSLLPIDLPQGWLNTLV
- a CDS encoding universal stress protein, encoding MTVLVAYAPAPEGREALTEGIKEAHLRKSDLLIVNVGRGHHDLDDHEIAELEGKLSDAGLALTVESSVLADPGDAVIQIAQDRDVEMVVIGLRHRSMVGKLILGSTVQRILLDATCPVLAVRADRL